AGCACATGACCGTAACTTCGATTATCGAACAAATTCATATTATTGAATACGATCCCTCTTACGCTGCCGCACTCGCGGATATGTGGAACCGTAGTAATGAAAGCTGGGGAGGTGGCACCAACCATAGAACAGAGGAAACGGTTCGCCGGGAGATGGAGAATTCGTCCAATCTTCATGCATTTCTAGCTGTTCATGGGAAAGAGGTGGTTGGTTTTTGCAGTTTTGCCCACTACCGCTATGACGAGAAAGCCCTATATGTACCGCTGCTGAACGTACGCCCCGACTATCACGGGTACAAGGTTGGACGTAATCTGATCCTGAATGCTGTGCGCAAGACCGTAGAGGTCGGATGGCCCCGCTTGGATCTGTTCACATGGGCAGGCAATACAAAGGCTGTACCGATGTACAAGAAATGCGGGTTCTTCTGGGAGAAAAAAGATGATAACGTGCATCTGATGAATTTCATCCCTACCATCTTGCAGACCGAAGCACTCGCTCCTTATTTTGAGGAGTTGGATTGGTATGCAGATAGCACGCGTGAACTCGTCATCGAGCCGGATGGCCGACGGGAGCGCGGTTTTGATTTCTTTGACTACACGTGGAAAAAGGGAGATGTCTCCCTGCGGGCTGAATTTGAAAAGTCGGGTCGCGGGCTGACTGCCCTCGAAACACCGGATTACGAAATCTCAACAGAGGTCGACGATCATGATCTGGTTTTCGGTTCCAGCTATAACGTTCGCTATCGCATCAAGAACACTTCCGCGTCCGAACTGGCGGTTGAGATCAAGGGTGAGGATAACAAAAACATTCGATTTGCGCTGGACACTGCACGAGCAGTTGCTCCGGGAGAAACCATCATCGTGGAAGGTGAGTTTCACCTTGATCCGATTACAGAGGAACAGAATAACAATAAGACGCATCCCGTTGTTGCCAGCACATGGTTAATCGGCGGTAAGAAAGCGGAGTTCAGGTTGGGTATCGCCCCGAAATTCCCAGCCAAGATCAAGACCGTCTTGCCCGAGAAGGAGCTCTATCCAGGCATCCCGGCGGAGTTGGTTCTGAACGTGGAAAATAATGTGGATGCAGAAACGGAGTTCAGCTTGGACCTGCCTGAGGATGAATTCCTTGAATGGGCGGAGCGTTCGATACGCTTTACGGTGCCTGCCAAAGGCAAAGTGTCCGTGCCGGTGCCTTTCACCTTGCGTTCGTATGGTCTCTATTCTGAAGAAGTTGAAGTGACGGCTGTCCCAGTGGGGAACCATGCGATCTCTTTTACAAGCAAACTTTCTGTACTGATGAAGGGAATCGAAGGGAAATATGGCGGGCAGATTGAGGATCAATGGGTAGCTGTCAACGGCGCGTTTTCCCTTCATATGAGCAAGCAGGATAACATCATGTGGATTGAATACCCGGGCTCCCGTCATTCGTTCTGGTGGACTTATCCGAAGCTGGGTAAGCCGTTTGCCGAAGAGTTATCCAAGAAACAAGCAAAAGAAGTGAAGATCTATCCTGAAGGGGAACGTCAGGTTCTTGAAGCACTGTATGACTCGGAGGATTTCCCTGGCTTGCAGATCAAGTCCCTGGTCAAGCTGTCTGCGAATGGAATCGCCGAATTCCACCACGAGGTTGAGAATACACGAGACACCGCCTGGGAAGAGGACCTGTATCTAATGAATAACTTCGGTTTCTATGGTAACAGGTTAATCCTTCCTTATCAGGGGCGCTTCGTGGATATGGGTGATGATTATGCGGGGGATCCGAACCATTGGGACAGTTCACAGATTACGGAAAACTGGCTGTTTTGCAAGGAAGAGTATGGCGCGTGCGGCATCTATTGGGACCCTTCTCTGAAGCTGCTTCGTCCGGAATACACGCTGGGGTTGCAGCATGAGCTTGGACGCTTGGAGGCTGGGGCTGTGGCACAAACCAAGGAAACGGTGTTTGCCCTGAACACGTTTGCCAAATGGTCGGATTTCCGTGCGTTTGCACGGAAGCAGCGTAACCCGGTCATTCCGTTGCTGGACAGTCATCTGGATCTGACACTGAGTGAGGGGAATCCATTTGCTCCGGACGTGCTGCAAGCAACATTGACTGAACACAAACTGGTTCCGCTTGCGGGCAAACTGGAGCTGTACGTACAGCAGGGTGCCGAACCGGAGGTTATGGCAATTGCGAAGGAGTTCAATCCGGAGCAGAATCTTAACTCCGCCAAGCTGACATTTTCACCAGACGAAGTGGACCGCCACCAGCACGTGAGTGGTTGGAAAGTTCGTGGGCTATATCGGGGTGAAGATCGGATTCAGGAGCGAACTGCCCTTTGGTTCCCGCAGAGCGGAACAGAGGTGAAGAAGAAGATTGAAGAAGGTTCATCTGGACCTTTGTACACCGTAGACAATGGAGTATTGTCGATCGCCGTTGCTCCTGAATTCGGGAGTGTAGTACACTCCCTGAAATATGCAGGAGAAGAATGGCTGGACAGCTCGTACCCTGAACCGTCTCCACGCTCGTGGTGGAATCCGTGGTACGGCGGACTGGGTGTGGGGATTCCGGGCATGAATGGTTTCAGCCGTCAGTTGGAACAGAGGGCCGCTTCCTGGACAGAGCAGAAGGATCAATACGGCAACGTCTGGAAGGGTGTGAAACTGACCACCCGGATTGAGAAGCATGAAGCGAATCGGGGAATCACGATCCACCAGCATTATCTGATGCTGCCGGGTGTCCCTATACTCTGCACCCTGCTTGCCGTGACGAACGAAAGCGGACTGACGCTGACGAATTACTCGCTTGCGGAGGAACGTTTCCTCCAGCCTTCATCTGTATTTGCGGAAGGTTGGATAGAGCAACCGGGTAAAGATCGATTCCCGCTGGGCAAGGTGGATGTGGGCCTGCCACTTGAAGACCTTTTGCGAGTAGGATCGGTTTCGCGTGAAAACATGCTGCATGCGGTCCATCGTTACCCGAATCAGAGTGCGTGGGGGTTTGCCAATAATCAGGTGACAGGTCTGAACGTGAATCATCATCTGACACTCCATCACGGGGAGACGGTCTGGACGGAGCCAACATATCTTGTCCTGGGGCCAATCCCGCTGAGTTCACCGGATGTGCATGACCTTCTCAAACTGAATTTTGCAACTTCTACCGATGAAAAGGAGGCTTCACATGCCGATCATTGATATTCACATTCATCTGTCGGACATCGACAGCTTTCACCGAACAGCAATCGATCTGTCTAAAGTGGATTACTCTGCCGCTGGTCTTAAAGCGGAGTTTGATAAAAACGATGTCATTCTTGGCATTGGAATGGGGGTTACGGAGCAGACGAAGGGAGCGTTCCCGGATTCCAGTTCTCCTAACCCGATGGGACTTGACCTGGAAGAGAAGGTTCCGTCATTCCTCATGGAGTGTGTGGGGATCAATCCCAATGCGCTAGATGGTAAACACGCTCAGGACGAGCTTGACCGGATTGAAGCTAGACTGCAATCCCCTGAGGTAGCCGGAATCAAACTCTATGCCGGATACTATCATCACTATGTGTATGACAAAATCTATACTCCGGTCTATGAACTCGCAGCCAAGTACAACTTGCCTGTCGTGATTCATACGGGTGACACGTACTCCATGAACGGGTTGCTTAAGTACTCGCATCCACTGACGGTGGATGAATTAGCCTTGCAGCAACGCGGTGTGAACTTCATGATCTGTCATCTGGGGGACCCCTGGGTGATGGATGCTGCTGAAGTGGTGGCGAAGAATCCTAACGTGTACGCGGATTTGTCTGGTCTTGTGGTGGGGGATCGGCCTCATTTTGAACGGTTCATGAACGAGCCTTTGTTCATGGATCATTTCCGCCGGGCCTTGGTCTATTCGGATCATTACGAGAAAATGCTGTTTGGCACTGACTGGCCGCTTGCGCCCATCGATCTATACGCCGAATTCGTCCGCCGGCTTGTACCGGAGCAGCATCATGATAAGGTGTTCTACGAGAATGCTTTTGGGCTGTTTCCACGTATTGGACAGCGTATTGCCGATCTGGGGTAGAACCTAAGTCCCGAATTAATAATATCTGAGGGGATGTATACCAGGGATGTTATGGAAGCATGCGATGGTTATATTGAATCCCTGTGATGTAAGCTCCTGCCGCTTTGCTGGCAGGAGCTTTTTTGTCTAGGAAAACAGTGTTTAGCCATGACAGACTCCACACTCATCTGTTATCTCCTTCTTGCCTGTATTTGTTTTTACGAATAAAGAGAACTATAATGGTGGATGCACAAAATTTCAGACTTCTTTGGAGGAACATACGTTATGAGATCTTTTCAGTTTTATAATCCGACCCGGCTGATTTTTGGCAAAGGGCAACTTCAAGCACTACAAACCGAAGTTCCAAAATACGGAAAGCGTATTTTGCTTGTATATGGTGGTGGAAGCATCAAACGTAGCGGGCTGTACGATCAGGTAATCAGCCAGTTGAATGAAATCGGAGCAGAGGTTACGGAACTGGCTGGTGTAGAACCGAACCCTCGTCTGTCTACGGTTCATAAGGGTGTAGAGTTATGCAGAACACATAACATTGATCTGGTTCTTGCGGTTGGCGGCGGCAGTGTACTTGACTGCGGGAAAGCCATCGCAGTAGGAGCCAAATACGATGGAGACATGTGGGATGTTGTTGTGCGCGAAGCAACCCCGGAAGGCGGACTTCCACTGGGTACAATTCTAACGATGGCAGCGACAGGCTCCGAGATGAACAACGGTTCAGTAATAACCAATCAGGACACGCAGGAAAAATGGGCATGGTTCAGCGAGTATTCTTTCCCAGCGTTCTCCATTCTCGATCCGGAGTACACATACACCGTACCACTGGATCAGACTGTATACGGCATGGTGGACATGATGTCTCATGTGTTTGAACATTATTTTCATCTGGATACCAATACACCGGTTCAGCTTGGATTCTGTGAGACGATTCTTCGTACTGTCATTGATACGGCCCCTCGTCTGATTAAAGATCCAGAAAACTATGAACTGCGTGAAACCATTCTCTACTGCGGAACAATGGCGCTTAACGATGTCCTGAATATGGGTCTTGCCGGGGATTGGGCTTCTCACAATATTGAACATGCCGTATCGGCTGTGTATGACATTCCCCATGGGGGAGGCCTTGCGATCCTTTTCCCACACTGGATGAAGCACAATCTGGATGTGGATGTAGATCGATTTAAACGTCTGGCCGTTAATGTATTTGATATCAACCCTACTGGAAAATCGGACAAACAAGTTGCTGAAGAAGGCATTGAAGCGCTGCGCAACTTCTGGACTTCAATAGGTGCTCCTAGCCGTCTGGCGGACTATGACATAGACGACAGTCAGATTGATGTGATGGCTGATAAAGCGATGCGATTCGGTCCGTTCGGATTCTTCAAAAACTTGCAGCGTGAAGATGTAGTACAAATTTATCAAGCTGCACTGTAATTGTAAATCTTACAATCACTTTGTATAGTGAGTCACCTTAAACAAGGACCTTCCTTTAATACTAAGGAACGTCCTTGTTTTTTATTATGACATCATATCTTGTGCGCTCTACCGTTTATACCAGATCATATCTTGCCAGCACCGTAAGGTTGCTGCAATGATCACAATGACAATCGTGGATATCAACGTCACGTTTTTCTGGACTTCAATGTCATGTGATCCCCTTCTCGAATTAATCCTTGGCTTTAACTACGGCTTCATCGACATGGATATCCTTTCGTTTCAGATACAACTTGCTTGGACGATGCAAGAGCACGATGAGCAGGGCGAAGAGATGAATCAAAGTGAACAGGTTACTCTCATTCGGAATGGCAACGAACAGCGCCAGACTCAGAAACGTCACGGTGAGCTTGAACTTTCTCTTGGTGATGAATATAACAGCGAGCAGGCTGGGACCGATGATAAACAACATTCTCGCTATGATTACGCCAGAGGCATAAGCCAGATCATTTCCTTTGCGTGAGAAAGCAAGATAGGCCTCCATGTTCTGGTTGAAGTCAATGAGGAACGCGATAAAGGACACAATCACGTAGATCAGTTTTACACTTAACAAAATGCGCACGACATTTAATAGCGTGGGTAATGCTGTTTTTACCATACCACTTCTCCTATTCTACTTCGAATCTATAACCGCAGATTCTCCTGGTTGTATTCTCGCGGAGGGCCTTCCTGCTTAAGATACACCTTGCTGGGTTTATGAAGCAACAGACAGAGCAACATGAAGATGTGCAGCAAGATGAGGAAGTTCTGAAAGAACACAACGCCCAAAAATAGGGCCAGGCTCATGAACGTAATTGTTGGCTTATAGCTTCGTCTTGAGATAAATACGATGGTCAGAATGGGCGGAACTAGAACCATGAGGACCCGGAACCCGATACTTGTAAAATAGGCGACCTGATCAGATAGCGGAAACGCGGAGTAATCCGCACTATTACGGAATAGATCTGCAATAAGGAATGTCATGGAAATCCCAATGAAGATGGATTGTACCCCTAACAGGGCACGGATGACGTTTAATAAAGTGGGCATTTTCGTATTCAATAAGTCGCCCCTCTTCCTGCACGATATGTATTTCATACATTATACGATGTGGATGTCATATTTTGTATTAACCCAAAGTCTACATTTTCCAATCGTCTGCAGTGGCCTTTGGCCTAGAATAACTGGGCAAC
The nucleotide sequence above comes from Paenibacillus sp. W2I17. Encoded proteins:
- a CDS encoding GNAT family N-acetyltransferase — encoded protein: MTVTSIIEQIHIIEYDPSYAAALADMWNRSNESWGGGTNHRTEETVRREMENSSNLHAFLAVHGKEVVGFCSFAHYRYDEKALYVPLLNVRPDYHGYKVGRNLILNAVRKTVEVGWPRLDLFTWAGNTKAVPMYKKCGFFWEKKDDNVHLMNFIPTILQTEALAPYFEELDWYADSTRELVIEPDGRRERGFDFFDYTWKKGDVSLRAEFEKSGRGLTALETPDYEISTEVDDHDLVFGSSYNVRYRIKNTSASELAVEIKGEDNKNIRFALDTARAVAPGETIIVEGEFHLDPITEEQNNNKTHPVVASTWLIGGKKAEFRLGIAPKFPAKIKTVLPEKELYPGIPAELVLNVENNVDAETEFSLDLPEDEFLEWAERSIRFTVPAKGKVSVPVPFTLRSYGLYSEEVEVTAVPVGNHAISFTSKLSVLMKGIEGKYGGQIEDQWVAVNGAFSLHMSKQDNIMWIEYPGSRHSFWWTYPKLGKPFAEELSKKQAKEVKIYPEGERQVLEALYDSEDFPGLQIKSLVKLSANGIAEFHHEVENTRDTAWEEDLYLMNNFGFYGNRLILPYQGRFVDMGDDYAGDPNHWDSSQITENWLFCKEEYGACGIYWDPSLKLLRPEYTLGLQHELGRLEAGAVAQTKETVFALNTFAKWSDFRAFARKQRNPVIPLLDSHLDLTLSEGNPFAPDVLQATLTEHKLVPLAGKLELYVQQGAEPEVMAIAKEFNPEQNLNSAKLTFSPDEVDRHQHVSGWKVRGLYRGEDRIQERTALWFPQSGTEVKKKIEEGSSGPLYTVDNGVLSIAVAPEFGSVVHSLKYAGEEWLDSSYPEPSPRSWWNPWYGGLGVGIPGMNGFSRQLEQRAASWTEQKDQYGNVWKGVKLTTRIEKHEANRGITIHQHYLMLPGVPILCTLLAVTNESGLTLTNYSLAEERFLQPSSVFAEGWIEQPGKDRFPLGKVDVGLPLEDLLRVGSVSRENMLHAVHRYPNQSAWGFANNQVTGLNVNHHLTLHHGETVWTEPTYLVLGPIPLSSPDVHDLLKLNFATSTDEKEASHADH
- a CDS encoding amidohydrolase family protein, producing MPIIDIHIHLSDIDSFHRTAIDLSKVDYSAAGLKAEFDKNDVILGIGMGVTEQTKGAFPDSSSPNPMGLDLEEKVPSFLMECVGINPNALDGKHAQDELDRIEARLQSPEVAGIKLYAGYYHHYVYDKIYTPVYELAAKYNLPVVIHTGDTYSMNGLLKYSHPLTVDELALQQRGVNFMICHLGDPWVMDAAEVVAKNPNVYADLSGLVVGDRPHFERFMNEPLFMDHFRRALVYSDHYEKMLFGTDWPLAPIDLYAEFVRRLVPEQHHDKVFYENAFGLFPRIGQRIADLG
- a CDS encoding iron-containing alcohol dehydrogenase, with amino-acid sequence MRSFQFYNPTRLIFGKGQLQALQTEVPKYGKRILLVYGGGSIKRSGLYDQVISQLNEIGAEVTELAGVEPNPRLSTVHKGVELCRTHNIDLVLAVGGGSVLDCGKAIAVGAKYDGDMWDVVVREATPEGGLPLGTILTMAATGSEMNNGSVITNQDTQEKWAWFSEYSFPAFSILDPEYTYTVPLDQTVYGMVDMMSHVFEHYFHLDTNTPVQLGFCETILRTVIDTAPRLIKDPENYELRETILYCGTMALNDVLNMGLAGDWASHNIEHAVSAVYDIPHGGGLAILFPHWMKHNLDVDVDRFKRLAVNVFDINPTGKSDKQVAEEGIEALRNFWTSIGAPSRLADYDIDDSQIDVMADKAMRFGPFGFFKNLQREDVVQIYQAAL